The following nucleotide sequence is from Microbulbifer sp. A4B17.
AAAGCACGTTACACCTTGGATGTAAAGGCTCCAAAAGACTGGGTAGTAGTTAGCGCGGAAAGAGAGGAGAGAGTAGAAGAGAAAAGAAAATCAAACCACTGGTTTTTTCCTCAAACCAAGAAATTTTCATCTTACATATTCTCTTTACATGCAGGTCCTTACCACATCTGGGAAGACAAGGCAGGAGATATCCCCCTTCGCTTAATGGCAAGACAGAGCCTGGCAAATTACGTAAAAACGGAAGACTGGTTTACCTTCACCAAACAATCTTTTGAATTCTTTCAGCCCTACTTTGAAATTGATTATCCATTTAAAAAATATGATCAAATACTAGCACCTGATTTTAACGCGGGCGCTATGGAAAATGTTGGGGCTGTAACATTTAACGATTCTTACATATCCCGAGGAAAAAAGACCCAGGCCCAGCGGATGCGCCTCGCCAATGTTATTGCCCATGAGCTGGCCCATCAATGGTTTGGTAATTTGGTCACCATGAATTGGTGGGATGACCTTTGGCTCAATGAGAGCTTTGCCACTTATATGGCCAATCTGGCTCTAGCCGAAAATAGCGAATTCACTACCACTTGGGAGAACTATTACTTAGGAGCCAAGCAATGGGCTTACCACACTGATCAACGCCCCACTACCCACGCTATCCAACTACCAGTCAACAATACTGACGAAGCCTTTGCCAATTTTGATGGAATTACTTATGGCAAGGGCGGTTCAGTACTCAAGCAATTGCCCTACTATTTGGGCAAAGAAGAATTTCGCAAAGGCGTCAGTAACTACTTAAAAGCCTTGTCTTACGATAATTCAACCCTCAATGACTTTATCAACCACCTGGGCAAAGCTGCGGATAAAGATCTTGATACCTGGCAACAACAGTGGCTTTACCAGGCCGGCCTCAATACAATTGAAGCCAGCTTCCAGTGCGATGATGACCAAATCAATCATCTGGTAATTCAGCAAACAGAACCAGAGGAATACCCGGTATTAAGGGAACAGCGCACACAGCTGGGGATTTACCAAATGAAAGCTGGAAGTATGAAACGGGTTGCAACCCTTCCCGTGCTTTATAGTGGTGCCAGAACCGAAGTAAAAGAAGCCGTGGGGCTACCCTGCCCAGAGGGGCTATACCCCAATGAAGAAGATTGGGCCTATGTGAAGGTAAATCTGGATGAAGTTACCATCAAGAACATGGCTAAGCATATCAATGATATTGAAGAACCGTTTGCACGACTAATGTTCTGGCAAAGTCTATTTGATAGTACCTATGACGCAAAGCTGTCCCTGGATGAGTATATTAGTTTTATAGTGAATAATGGCGCCGACGAAAGGAACATCAACATTATTCGTTTGAATGCTAGATATATTGAATTCACTTACGATTTTCTGACTCAAATCCCCCTAAGTACAAAGCGTCGTAATGAACTTACTCAGACCGTTGAGAGCTTTGTCTGGGGTCAACTACTGGAGGCGGCTGAAGGTAGTGATCAACAAAAAGTCTGGTTTGGTGTTTTTACCAATATCGCCCACTCCACTCCAGCATTAAGTCATGCTAGAGACCTGTTAATTGGGGAGTTTGCCATTAAAGGACTGGAACTCGATCCTGATATGCGCTGGAAGCTTATCAAGTTGCAGAATCGTTATCTGTTCTCAGATTATGAGCAGGCAATCACAAGAGAATTAGCAAAAGATAACTCCGACAGATCTAAACTCAACGCACTATCTGCTGAAGTTATTCGCCCCCAATCCGAAAACAAATCAAAGTGGGTAGATAACCTTATATCTAATCGAGACAAATTCAAGTTAAGCGAAATTCGAAAAATTACAGAGTCCCTTTTTGCACCAGAGCAAATAGAGCTGTTTAATATCCACGGTCAACCCATTTTTGATTCACTGGCTCAGGTCAATGAAGATGAATCTCAGGAATTGCTTACTGCTTATGCTTACGCCCTACCGCTAATGTGTTCTAGAGAAAATGTAAATGAGATCACTAAGTCACTAAAAGAAAAACCACAACTTAAGCCCATATTGGTGAAAGCACTAAAGAATCATCGCTACTCCGGAGAACGCTGTATCAATATCGGGAAGCGATTACTCTAAACTTTCTTTAAACCAGCTATTAATGATGAACTAAGGGCAATATTCAGCCCTTAGTTTCCCTTACCAGGCTTTTGGCCGGATATTACGCGTAATAAAATAGTGCAAAAAAATTGCGTATTTCGTCTCAACGCCCCCTAGTAAGGCATACCTATTGCAACAGCCAACTTATACTTATCCTTCTCGGAAAGTCTTGTTACAGTGACACTTCAAAGCCCAAAAGATTAACGGGCGTTCCGGCTTAAACCATTTTTCTAAAAATAATGACAATCAAAAAAAGATGTATATATCAGTACAATTAGACGACCTGTCCGACGGCTCCATTAACAAGCTTCTCGAAGCTCATCTAAAGGAAATGTACCGACACTCCCCACCTGGAAGCGTTCACGCACTGAACCCTGATGAGTTGAATGACCCAAAGATTACCTTTTGGGGAGCGAGAATTGATGGGGTTTTGGCCGGCTGTGGTGCCCTAAAAGAGATCAACCCTGCTTTGGGCGAAATAAAATCCATGAAAACTAATTCTCTGTTCCTGCGCAAAGGCGTTGCCCGCGTCTTGATAGAAAGAATATTGGAGGAGGCAAAGCAACGTAAATATAAAGAGATAAAGCTGGAGACAGGTCGCGCTGAAGCTTTTGCTCCCGCAATCGCCCTCTATCGCCGTTATGGATTTGAAGATTGCGACCCATTCAGTCACTATAAAAATAACCCTTTTAGCCTGTTTTTAGGTAAAAAATTATAATCAATAGGTATTCTTTATCAGTCAGTGTGAGAGTGTTTGTTACCATGGCGCTATCCAGAAGATCCTTTATTAAATATTTCAGCTTAGCTTCCCTTACTCTCAGCGGAGTCAATCTAACCGCTAAAGAGGCTAATCCCAGCCTATCAATATCAAGCCTTCCCAGCCTGGAAATGCCTTTGCAGGAGATATACCCCGCAGTCTTTTCTGGCGAGATCTATGTGGCAGGGGGATTTACCCCATCGGATACAGCAGTTTTCTTCGGTCTCTCTCCAACTAAACAAACACATATCTTTTCTCCGCGGGAAAAAAACTGGAGGCCGGGGCCCAATTTACCTGAAGCAAGACATCACCTCGGCATGGCCAGTAACTCCAACAGCCTATATGGCATCGGTGGATTTTTTGGCGACTCTGATAGCGCTTGGCAAGCCCGAAATACCGTTTATAAACTTTCCAGCGAATATAAGCACTGGATAGAAACCAGCCCTCTCCCCCGGCCCTTGGCTGAATCTATTTACACCAACATTGGGGAAGACATCCATGTCATTAGCGGTAAGGCCCCCAACGAACAGTCTAAAAACAGGGATACCAATTCTCATTATGTGCTTACAAGAGGAGATAATTGGGAGCAAGCAGCGCCAGCCAGTATCAAACGAAACTCCGCAGGTGGGGCAACTTTAAATAACAGAGTTTATGTTGTTGGTGGCCGCCAGGTTAGTAACAATGGTAGCAAGGCCAGGAATCTAACTTATGCCGAAGTTTATGATCCCAGCTTGGATAAATGGGAAAAGATTCGCCCCCTACCCCAGGCCGTTGCCGGGCTCACAGCAACCCCGTTAAATAATAAATTAATAGTTACCGGCGGTGAGGCATTTGGCTCCAATGGCAACTGGAAGACTGGTGCTGCATTTAACAATATTTGGGTTTACGATCCAGTCACAGATGATTGGAGCAATCAGGACCATTTGCCCCAGACACGGCACGGCCACGGAGCAGTAGCTCTAGGAGAAAGCCTCTACTTGATTGGTGGAGCCTCTAAAGTTGGACCGCAAGAAACGCTCGCTTCCGCAATACAGCTGCGCTGGAGCTAAGGGGCGATCTATAAAGTGCCCATGAGCAAACCCACAATGCCTCTGGCTTTCAGAGGCCCACTGGTGAGATGTATTAATTAATCGAGAGCAATATTGCTATCAATATCCGTATAGCTTTGATGGCGCTCAACGCCTAAATATCCAATATATCTATCCCGGATCTCACGCACGTAGTTAACTGGCTCCCTGCCGCGCACGTAACCAAAACGGCTATCGCGATAGTATTCAGGCTGGGACAGCAGCAACATGGCCTCTTCAACATGCCCAAACCACTGGTTAGGGTCCCACTCCAGTCGTCGGGCTAACGCCCTGGCATCCCTGACATGGCCGTGACCCGCATTATATGCAGCCAGGGTAAAATAGATCTTCTGCTCTAGGGGTATATTTTCGGGAAAACGTTTGTCCAGCCACCCCAAATAAGACACACCTGCACGGATACCGTTTTCAGGATCATACAGATTCTTAATTCCCATCTGTCGTGCAGTCCGAGGTAATACCTGCATCAAGCCCTGAGCACCGGCAAAGGAGCGCGCTTGGGGGTTAAATTGACTCTCCTGGTACATCTGCGCAACCACCATTCGCCAATCCCGATCGGT
It contains:
- a CDS encoding kelch repeat-containing protein, with the protein product MALSRRSFIKYFSLASLTLSGVNLTAKEANPSLSISSLPSLEMPLQEIYPAVFSGEIYVAGGFTPSDTAVFFGLSPTKQTHIFSPREKNWRPGPNLPEARHHLGMASNSNSLYGIGGFFGDSDSAWQARNTVYKLSSEYKHWIETSPLPRPLAESIYTNIGEDIHVISGKAPNEQSKNRDTNSHYVLTRGDNWEQAAPASIKRNSAGGATLNNRVYVVGGRQVSNNGSKARNLTYAEVYDPSLDKWEKIRPLPQAVAGLTATPLNNKLIVTGGEAFGSNGNWKTGAAFNNIWVYDPVTDDWSNQDHLPQTRHGHGAVALGESLYLIGGASKVGPQETLASAIQLRWS
- the pepN gene encoding aminopeptidase N, producing the protein MNKYINLTDVPLKYKVVISILFGILLSSCEQRPTEQEIISPTQPNISSIRITAPGLSESYADLRHQQIAEVDYRLSINLDSQTKNFSGIVHADINFRKILEQPLTIDFSGGAVDSIQVDGRSVPFEYNNYFISIDYQNLPEKSHTITVNYQHPYSNNGSGLHRFKDPKDEKVYLYTDFEPYDANRLFPHFDQPNLKARYTLDVKAPKDWVVVSAEREERVEEKRKSNHWFFPQTKKFSSYIFSLHAGPYHIWEDKAGDIPLRLMARQSLANYVKTEDWFTFTKQSFEFFQPYFEIDYPFKKYDQILAPDFNAGAMENVGAVTFNDSYISRGKKTQAQRMRLANVIAHELAHQWFGNLVTMNWWDDLWLNESFATYMANLALAENSEFTTTWENYYLGAKQWAYHTDQRPTTHAIQLPVNNTDEAFANFDGITYGKGGSVLKQLPYYLGKEEFRKGVSNYLKALSYDNSTLNDFINHLGKAADKDLDTWQQQWLYQAGLNTIEASFQCDDDQINHLVIQQTEPEEYPVLREQRTQLGIYQMKAGSMKRVATLPVLYSGARTEVKEAVGLPCPEGLYPNEEDWAYVKVNLDEVTIKNMAKHINDIEEPFARLMFWQSLFDSTYDAKLSLDEYISFIVNNGADERNINIIRLNARYIEFTYDFLTQIPLSTKRRNELTQTVESFVWGQLLEAAEGSDQQKVWFGVFTNIAHSTPALSHARDLLIGEFAIKGLELDPDMRWKLIKLQNRYLFSDYEQAITRELAKDNSDRSKLNALSAEVIRPQSENKSKWVDNLISNRDKFKLSEIRKITESLFAPEQIELFNIHGQPIFDSLAQVNEDESQELLTAYAYALPLMCSRENVNEITKSLKEKPQLKPILVKALKNHRYSGERCINIGKRLL
- a CDS encoding GNAT family N-acetyltransferase, whose protein sequence is MYISVQLDDLSDGSINKLLEAHLKEMYRHSPPGSVHALNPDELNDPKITFWGARIDGVLAGCGALKEINPALGEIKSMKTNSLFLRKGVARVLIERILEEAKQRKYKEIKLETGRAEAFAPAIALYRRYGFEDCDPFSHYKNNPFSLFLGKKL